In Corythoichthys intestinalis isolate RoL2023-P3 chromosome 11, ASM3026506v1, whole genome shotgun sequence, a single genomic region encodes these proteins:
- the LOC130923610 gene encoding ankyrin repeat and SOCS box protein 12-like — MLHSSLEVNMAADMTLMDISKIFSLLQPKEEDEDNELSQALNNAVRGDNVLLLTELLSQERYRRSINTRSGWGVPVTPLRTAAALGHLKCLELLLEHGAEIDSLDVKAQTPLFTAVSGKHLDCVLALLKAGANPNGSLHNNCSPVLTAAREGDVDILRELLRFGAEVDVRPKVPQWASNATVCKGPLYIAAVYGHLDCFKLLLLHGTNPNYNCTDEKMLARIKQPETVLEVCLRYGCGVEYIQLLVDFGADVYLPTLIVDKTTKQNKALALLLKERVCPKPLMSQTRLAIRRYLHFANKDPAIDSLDIPLVLKNYLKHNIKELKGCSS; from the exons ATGCTTCACAGCAGCCTGGAGGTAAATATGGCTGCTGACATGACTTTGATGGACATTTCCAAGATCTTCTCCCTGCTGCAGCCCAAAGAGGAAGATGAGGATAATGAACTGAGCCAAGCCTTGAACAACGCCGTGAGAGGCGATAATGTCCTTCTCCTCACTGAGCTTCTTTCTCAGGAGAGGTACAGGAGGTCAATAAACACTCGGAGCGGGTGGGGGGTTCCTGTCACACCCTTACGGACTGCTGCTGCTTTGGGACACCTGAAGTGCTTGGAGCTCCTCCTGGAGCATGGAGCAGAG ATAGACAGCCTGGACGTGAAGGCCCAGACGCCATTGTTCACGGCCGTTAGTGGCAAACATCTAGACTGCGTGCTGGCTCTGCTGAAGGCCGGAGCCAACCCAAATGGTagcctgcacaacaactgctcaCCGGTGTTGACGGCTGCCCGGGAAGGGGATGTGGACATTCTCCGGGAGCTGCTCCGCTTTGGAGCAGAGGTGGACGTTCGACCAAAAGTACCGCAATGGGCATCTAATGCTACAGTGTGCAAAGGGCCTCTTTATATTGCAGCAGTGTACGGACATTTGGACTGCTTCAAACTCCTCCTTCTCCATGGAACTAACCCTAACTATAACTGCACGGATGAAAAGATGCTGGCCCGAATAAAGCAGCCAGAGACTGTGCTGGAGGTTTGTTTGCGTTACGGTTGTGGAGTGGAGTACATCCAACTTCTCGTAGACTTCGGAGCAGACGTATACCTGCCTACACTTATTGTTGACAAGACTACAAAACAGAACAAAGCTTTGGCTCTGCTGCTCAAGGAAAGGG TTTGCCCCAAACCTCTGATGTCACAGACTCGGCTGGCAATCCGCAGATACCTTCATTTTGCCAACAAAGACCCAGCCATTGACAGTTTGGACATTCCTCTTGTTCTGAAGAATTACCTGAAGCACAACATCAAAGAGCTCAAGGGCTGCTCCAGTTAG